A single region of the Pseudomonas sp. GGS8 genome encodes:
- the motD gene encoding flagellar motor protein MotD — translation MARRRQPEEHVNHERWLVSYADFITLLFAFFVVMYSISSINEGKYKIISEALIGVFTDSDRALKPIPIGEERPLTVTPAKPLVKDSEQVDAGIAGASDPLKSIADDISAAFGDLISSNQMTVRGNELWVEIELNSSLLFGSGDAMPSDIAFNIIDKVAAILRPFDNPIHVEGFTDDQPIRTAQYPTNWELSSARSASIVRMLAMQGVNPGRLASVGYGEFQPVANNATAEGRARNRRVVLVVSRNLDVRRSLTGTGTANAKPDAALKRAGTQTAPTPVKSPGRESAVNSPSPALIR, via the coding sequence ATGGCACGTCGCAGGCAACCTGAAGAACATGTGAACCATGAACGTTGGCTCGTCTCCTACGCCGACTTCATCACCTTGCTGTTCGCGTTCTTCGTGGTGATGTACTCGATCTCGTCGATCAACGAAGGTAAGTACAAGATCATTTCCGAGGCGTTGATCGGGGTGTTTACCGACTCTGACCGCGCCCTCAAGCCGATCCCCATCGGCGAAGAGCGACCGCTGACCGTGACCCCGGCCAAGCCGCTGGTCAAGGACAGCGAGCAGGTCGACGCCGGCATTGCCGGTGCCAGCGACCCGCTCAAAAGCATCGCCGATGACATCAGCGCGGCGTTCGGCGACTTGATCAGTTCCAACCAGATGACCGTGCGCGGCAACGAGTTGTGGGTCGAGATCGAACTCAACTCCAGCCTGTTGTTCGGCAGCGGCGACGCGATGCCCAGCGACATTGCGTTCAACATCATCGACAAGGTCGCCGCGATCCTCCGGCCCTTCGACAACCCGATCCACGTCGAAGGCTTCACCGACGATCAACCGATCCGTACCGCGCAATACCCGACTAACTGGGAACTGTCCTCGGCCCGTTCGGCAAGCATCGTGCGCATGCTGGCGATGCAGGGTGTGAACCCTGGTCGACTGGCGTCGGTGGGTTACGGCGAGTTCCAGCCGGTGGCCAACAACGCCACCGCCGAAGGCCGCGCACGCAACCGTCGCGTGGTGCTGGTGGTGTCACGCAATCTCGATGTACGCCGCAGCCTCACCGGCACCGGCACCGCCAATGCGAAACCGGATGCCGCGTTGAAGCGGGCTGGCACACAAACTGCACCGACCCCGGTCAAGTCGCCGGGACGAGAGAGCGCCGTCAATTCTCCGTCACCCGCATTAATACGTTGA
- a CDS encoding ParA family protein: MRVWAVANQKGGVGKTTSSIALAGLLAEAGKRVVMVDLDPHGSMTSYFGYDPDSLEHSSYDLFLHKGSVPQGLPGQLLMPTSDERISLLPSSTALATLERQSPGQSGLGLVIAKSLAQLWQDFDYAVIDSPPLLGVLMVNALAASQQLVIPVQTEHLAVKGLERMVNTLAMINRSRKQALPFNIVPTLFDRRTQASLGTLRVLRDKYPEEIWQGYIPIDTRLRDASRAGLTPSQFDGKSRGVLAYRALLKHLLAQQLVPQVA, translated from the coding sequence ATGAGAGTCTGGGCAGTTGCCAATCAAAAGGGTGGTGTCGGTAAAACCACTTCCTCCATCGCTTTAGCCGGTTTGCTGGCTGAGGCGGGCAAGCGCGTGGTTATGGTCGATCTCGATCCCCACGGCTCCATGACCAGTTACTTCGGTTACGACCCCGACAGCCTGGAACACAGCAGCTACGACCTGTTTCTGCACAAGGGCAGCGTGCCGCAAGGCTTGCCCGGTCAGTTGCTGATGCCCACCAGTGACGAACGCATTTCCCTGTTGCCATCGAGCACCGCGCTGGCCACCCTTGAGCGCCAGTCGCCGGGCCAGAGTGGTTTGGGCCTGGTAATCGCCAAGAGCCTGGCGCAATTGTGGCAGGACTTCGATTACGCCGTGATCGACAGCCCGCCGTTGCTCGGCGTGCTGATGGTCAATGCCTTGGCGGCCAGCCAGCAGTTGGTGATTCCGGTGCAGACCGAGCACCTGGCGGTCAAAGGCCTGGAACGCATGGTCAACACCTTGGCGATGATCAACCGCTCGCGCAAACAAGCGCTGCCGTTCAACATCGTGCCGACCCTGTTCGACCGCCGCACCCAGGCTTCTCTCGGGACCCTTCGCGTGTTGCGCGACAAGTACCCGGAAGAAATCTGGCAAGGCTACATTCCGATCGACACCCGCTTGCGTGACGCGAGCCGGGCAGGGTTGACGCCTTCGCAATTCGACGGCAAGAGCCGTGGCGTTCTCGCTTACCGCGCACTGCTCAAGCATCTGCTCGCCCAGCAACTTGTTCCGCAGGTGGCTTGA
- a CDS encoding CheW domain-containing protein, with protein MTRPVKVTSRPQLALQSYLDGLLQDATEELLPEIEVLPEVVESEAALDEFQAAVLEEQARDAQTPAVAAAPIVAPVVKAPVAVIEAPAPILAPVLTIAPLLQALVPPVVEVHLPPSNTPPPVETDGRPAWAAEPFECLLFDVAGLTLAVPLVCLGSIYSLAGHELTPLFGQPEWFLGILPSQAGNLKVLDTARWVMPDRYRDDFRQGLQYVISVQGYEWGLAVHQVSRSLRLDPNEIKWRSHRGQRPWLAGTVIEHMCALLDVAALAELIASGGAKHMSGSKPSHKPT; from the coding sequence ATGACCCGGCCGGTGAAAGTCACCTCGCGTCCGCAACTGGCTCTTCAGTCCTATCTGGACGGCTTGCTGCAGGACGCAACCGAAGAGTTGCTGCCGGAAATCGAGGTGCTGCCCGAGGTTGTGGAGTCTGAAGCCGCTCTGGACGAGTTCCAGGCGGCGGTGCTCGAAGAGCAGGCTCGCGATGCGCAGACACCCGCAGTGGCCGCAGCCCCCATCGTCGCGCCAGTGGTGAAAGCACCGGTGGCCGTGATCGAAGCGCCGGCACCGATTCTGGCGCCCGTGTTGACGATTGCACCGTTGCTGCAAGCGTTGGTGCCGCCGGTGGTGGAAGTTCATCTGCCGCCGAGCAACACACCGCCTCCGGTGGAAACCGACGGTCGTCCGGCCTGGGCGGCCGAACCGTTCGAATGCCTATTGTTCGACGTCGCCGGGTTGACCCTGGCGGTGCCGCTGGTGTGCCTGGGCTCGATTTATTCTCTGGCCGGTCACGAGCTGACGCCGTTGTTCGGTCAGCCGGAGTGGTTCCTCGGGATCCTGCCGAGCCAGGCCGGCAACCTGAAAGTGCTGGATACCGCACGCTGGGTCATGCCGGACCGTTACCGCGACGATTTCCGCCAGGGCCTGCAATACGTTATTTCGGTTCAGGGCTACGAATGGGGGCTGGCAGTGCATCAGGTCAGCCGCTCGTTGCGCCTGGACCCGAATGAAATCAAATGGAGAAGTCACCGGGGGCAGCGGCCATGGCTTGCCGGCACGGTGATTGAACACATGTGCGCCTTGCTCGATGTTGCCGCACTGGCCGAATTGATCGCCAGCGGTGGGGCGAAGCACATGAGCGGCAGTAAGCCGAGCCACAAACCGACATAA
- a CDS encoding chemotaxis protein CheW: MNDKATAAKGSEDPILQWVTFKLDNETYGINVMRVQEVLRYTEIAPVPGAPSYVLGIINLRGNVVTVIDTRQRFGLGTVDVSDNTRIVIIEADKQVVGIMVDSVAEVVYLRQSEIETAPNVGNEESAKFIQGVCNKNNELLILVELDKMMSEEEWSELESI; encoded by the coding sequence ATGAATGACAAGGCGACGGCGGCAAAAGGTTCCGAAGATCCGATCCTGCAATGGGTCACCTTCAAGCTGGACAATGAAACCTACGGCATCAACGTGATGCGCGTTCAGGAAGTCCTGCGCTACACCGAAATCGCTCCGGTGCCGGGTGCCCCGAGCTACGTGCTGGGCATCATCAACCTGCGCGGCAACGTGGTCACTGTGATCGACACCCGCCAGCGTTTCGGGCTGGGCACGGTCGACGTCAGCGACAACACTCGCATCGTCATCATCGAAGCCGACAAGCAAGTGGTCGGGATCATGGTCGACAGCGTGGCAGAAGTGGTTTACCTGCGTCAGTCGGAAATCGAGACCGCACCGAACGTCGGTAACGAAGAGTCCGCCAAGTTCATTCAAGGCGTGTGCAACAAGAACAACGAATTGCTGATCCTGGTCGAGCTGGACAAGATGATGAGCGAAGAAGAATGGTCGGAACTGGAGAGTATCTGA
- a CDS encoding DUF2802 domain-containing protein, whose product MILEVAVIVLFLLWAGTLVMFLAYIRAQRQIAAQQAQGDALRDQRIKDLAKRVDDYQSGNVRMGEDLHELRAVVGPLPDKLAQLEQRDPSSLSFAQAARLVGMGASVDELTQSCGLTQAEAELMSKLHRN is encoded by the coding sequence TTGATTCTTGAGGTGGCTGTCATTGTCCTGTTCCTCTTGTGGGCAGGCACGCTGGTGATGTTCCTGGCGTACATCCGCGCTCAAAGGCAGATCGCCGCACAACAGGCCCAGGGCGATGCGCTGCGCGATCAGCGCATCAAGGACCTGGCCAAGCGCGTCGACGACTACCAGAGCGGCAATGTGCGCATGGGTGAAGACCTGCACGAGTTGCGCGCGGTGGTCGGGCCGTTGCCGGACAAACTGGCGCAGTTGGAGCAGCGTGATCCGTCGAGCCTTTCATTCGCCCAGGCCGCGCGTCTGGTGGGGATGGGGGCCAGCGTCGATGAGCTGACTCAGTCTTGCGGGTTGACCCAGGCTGAGGCGGAGTTGATGAGCAAGTTGCACAGAAACTGA
- a CDS encoding EscU/YscU/HrcU family type III secretion system export apparatus switch protein, which translates to MNETTEPRQAIALKYDGSHAPTLTAKGDEELAEEILRIARDYEVPIYENAELVKLLARMELGESIPEELYRTIAEIIAFAWNLKGKFPEGQDPQAPRVEKDVTERGDDY; encoded by the coding sequence ATGAACGAAACCACCGAACCGCGCCAGGCCATCGCCCTCAAATACGACGGCAGCCACGCCCCAACCCTCACCGCCAAAGGCGACGAAGAACTGGCTGAAGAAATCCTGCGGATCGCCCGGGATTATGAGGTGCCAATTTACGAGAACGCCGAGTTGGTGAAACTGCTGGCGCGGATGGAATTGGGAGAGAGTATTCCCGAGGAGTTGTACCGCACGATTGCCGAGATTATTGCGTTTGCGTGGAATTTGAAGGGCAAGTTTCCCGAGGGGCAGGATCCGCAAGCGCCGAGGGTCGAGAAGGATGTCACTGAACGCGGGGACGATTACTGA
- a CDS encoding flagellar hook-length control protein FliK → MTGEMNILPLPPTTPATARPLVISGELLNLLTPMEGLITAGQTAKAEVLSLKQADQTFQLLLKVTLDSGRQTTVQATSTQPLPQGTSLSITQPSAGNLAVTVQQTIASNVATLTRIDTAQLPVGTLLQGKVLTSQVMPQVPGQPTAFRSMVSLLNTALSGSTLSIDSPTPLRIGTLLSALVQDTQTLKFVPLSSRQEQLAVTQQLVSQQSRQGSLDGLIKVLQNLPPSDQTSSDLRAAVDKLLAGLPDAQQLSTPKGLAQALANSGLFLEAKLLTGQNPTLTPDMKGDLLKLIAQLTPGLPTNTNLNAIIAANTLVQAMPSFVRNALGLLGQVSAKPSPTSFPLPERLLQSQDGENDLEHLLRLAAAAVSRLQSHQLSSLEQTGITDDGRLLSTWQLEIPMRNLQDIVPLQVKFQREEAPEQEHPHERRDEREPKQQLWRVELAFDMEPLGPLQIQAQLIKGSLSSQLWAERPYTASLIESNLAGLRERLLASGLNVGDLDCHLGTPPQGPQTRLEQRWVDETA, encoded by the coding sequence ATGACAGGCGAAATGAACATCCTCCCGCTCCCGCCAACCACCCCGGCGACTGCGCGTCCGTTGGTGATCAGCGGCGAGTTGCTCAATCTGCTGACGCCGATGGAGGGCCTGATCACGGCCGGTCAGACCGCCAAGGCCGAAGTGCTGTCGCTCAAGCAGGCGGATCAGACCTTTCAACTGTTGCTCAAGGTCACCCTCGACAGCGGCCGCCAGACCACGGTCCAGGCCACCAGCACTCAGCCGTTACCCCAAGGCACCAGCCTGTCGATCACCCAGCCGTCGGCGGGCAATCTGGCGGTCACGGTGCAACAGACCATCGCCTCCAACGTCGCCACCCTTACTCGTATCGACACGGCACAGCTGCCGGTCGGCACCCTGCTGCAAGGCAAAGTGCTGACCTCTCAAGTGATGCCGCAGGTGCCGGGTCAGCCGACGGCGTTTCGCTCGATGGTGAGCCTGCTCAACACCGCGCTGAGCGGCAGCACCTTGAGCATCGACAGCCCGACGCCGCTGCGCATCGGCACCTTGCTGAGCGCCTTGGTGCAAGACACCCAGACACTCAAATTCGTGCCGCTGAGCAGCCGTCAGGAACAGTTGGCGGTGACGCAACAATTGGTCAGCCAACAAAGTCGCCAGGGTTCTCTGGACGGCTTGATCAAAGTCCTGCAAAACCTGCCGCCATCGGATCAGACCTCCAGTGACCTGCGCGCCGCCGTGGACAAACTGCTCGCTGGCCTGCCGGACGCCCAACAATTGAGTACGCCCAAAGGCCTGGCCCAGGCGCTGGCCAATAGCGGCCTGTTTCTCGAAGCCAAATTACTGACCGGACAAAACCCGACGCTGACGCCAGACATGAAAGGCGACCTGCTCAAGCTGATCGCCCAGCTGACGCCGGGTCTGCCGACCAACACCAATCTCAATGCGATCATTGCCGCCAACACCCTGGTCCAGGCTATGCCGAGTTTCGTGCGCAATGCCCTCGGCCTGCTCGGGCAGGTCAGTGCCAAGCCATCGCCGACCAGTTTTCCGCTGCCCGAACGCCTGTTGCAAAGTCAGGACGGTGAAAACGATCTGGAGCATTTGCTGCGTCTGGCAGCGGCAGCCGTCTCGCGTCTGCAAAGCCATCAACTGTCGAGCCTGGAACAGACCGGCATCACCGACGACGGCCGGCTGCTCAGTACCTGGCAGCTGGAAATCCCCATGCGCAACTTGCAGGACATCGTGCCGTTGCAGGTCAAGTTCCAGCGCGAAGAAGCGCCCGAGCAAGAACACCCCCACGAACGCCGCGACGAGCGCGAGCCCAAGCAACAGTTGTGGCGCGTCGAGCTGGCATTCGACATGGAACCGTTGGGGCCGCTGCAGATTCAGGCCCAACTGATCAAGGGCAGCCTCTCCAGTCAGCTGTGGGCCGAACGGCCGTACACCGCAAGCCTGATCGAAAGCAATCTGGCCGGGCTGCGCGAACGCCTGCTGGCGTCAGGGCTGAACGTCGGCGATCTGGATTGCCACCTCGGCACACCGCCACAAGGCCCTCAAACTCGTCTCGAACAACGCTGGGTCGACGAAACCGCATGA
- the ccmA gene encoding cytochrome c biogenesis heme-transporting ATPase CcmA, giving the protein MTSPVLQTVALACERDLRLLFENLELRLASGEMLQISGPNGSGKTSLLRLLCGLMHPTAGQVLLNGQPLNEQRSELARNLLWIGHAAGIKDLLTPEENLSWLCALHQPASHEAIWQALAAVGLRGFEDVPCHTLSAGQQRRVALARLYLDSPPLWILDEPFTALDKQGVAQLEEHLAAHCERGGMVVLTTHHTLSRMPAGYRDIDLGNWAV; this is encoded by the coding sequence TTGACCAGTCCTGTCCTGCAAACCGTTGCCCTTGCCTGTGAGCGAGACCTTCGGCTGCTCTTCGAAAATCTCGAATTGCGACTGGCCAGTGGCGAAATGTTACAGATCAGCGGCCCCAACGGCAGTGGCAAGACCAGCCTGTTACGTCTGTTGTGCGGCTTGATGCACCCGACCGCCGGTCAAGTGTTGCTCAACGGCCAGCCATTGAACGAACAACGCAGCGAACTGGCGCGTAACCTGCTGTGGATCGGCCATGCCGCCGGGATCAAGGATTTGTTGACCCCCGAGGAAAACCTCAGTTGGCTCTGTGCCTTGCACCAACCGGCCTCCCATGAGGCGATCTGGCAAGCGCTGGCGGCGGTGGGGCTGCGTGGTTTCGAGGATGTTCCCTGCCATACCTTGTCTGCCGGCCAGCAACGTCGTGTGGCGTTGGCGCGGTTGTACCTGGACAGCCCGCCGCTGTGGATTCTCGACGAGCCGTTCACCGCGCTCGACAAACAAGGCGTGGCGCAACTCGAAGAACACCTGGCCGCACACTGTGAGCGCGGCGGCATGGTAGTGCTGACCACTCACCACACGCTGAGCCGGATGCCGGCCGGCTATCGCGACATTGATTTGGGGAACTGGGCCGTATGA
- the ccmB gene encoding heme exporter protein CcmB codes for MSVFGLLVAREARLLFRRPAELANPLVFFAIVVSLFPLAVGPETQLLQTLSPGLVWVAALLSVLLSLDGLFRSDFEDGSLEQWVLSSHPLPLLVLAKVLAHWAFSGLALVLLAPLLALMLGLPAACLPVLLLSLLLGTPVLSLLGAVGAALTVGLKRGGLLLALLILPLYIPVLILGSGALQATLQGMPATGYLLWLGSLTALAITLTPFAIAAGLKISVGE; via the coding sequence ATGAGTGTTTTCGGCCTGTTGGTCGCCCGTGAGGCCCGTTTGCTGTTCCGCCGTCCTGCCGAATTGGCGAACCCGTTGGTATTTTTCGCCATCGTCGTTTCCTTGTTCCCATTGGCGGTCGGTCCCGAGACTCAATTGTTGCAAACCTTGTCTCCGGGGTTGGTCTGGGTGGCGGCGCTTTTATCGGTTTTGCTCTCGCTGGATGGGCTTTTCCGCAGTGATTTCGAAGACGGGTCCCTTGAACAGTGGGTCCTTTCGTCGCACCCTCTGCCTCTTCTGGTGCTGGCAAAAGTGCTGGCACACTGGGCCTTTTCCGGCCTGGCACTGGTTTTGCTCGCGCCGTTGCTGGCGCTGATGCTTGGTTTGCCTGCCGCTTGTCTGCCGGTGTTGCTGCTTTCTTTATTGCTCGGTACACCAGTGTTGAGCCTGCTCGGTGCGGTGGGCGCGGCGCTGACGGTAGGATTGAAGCGTGGTGGCCTGTTGCTGGCGCTGCTGATTCTGCCGCTGTACATCCCGGTGTTGATTCTCGGCAGTGGCGCCTTGCAGGCGACCTTGCAGGGCATGCCGGCGACCGGTTATCTCTTGTGGCTTGGTAGCCTGACCGCCCTGGCGATAACCCTGACACCTTTTGCAATAGCTGCTGGCCTGAAGATCAGTGTCGGCGAATAA
- a CDS encoding heme ABC transporter permease → MNWTWFHKLGSPKWFYGISGKWLPWLSVAALLLIGIGVVWGLAFAPPDYQQGNSFRIIYIHVPAAMLAQSIYVMLAVCGIVGLVWKMKLADVALQCAAPVGAWMTAVALVTGAIWGKPTWGSWWVWDARLTSMLILLFLYFGLIALGNAISNRDSAAKACAVLAIVGVINIPIIKYSVEWWNTLHQGATFTLTERPAMPAEMWLPLLLTVLGFYCFFGAVLLLRMRLEVLKREARASWVKSEVQNSLEAAR, encoded by the coding sequence ATGAACTGGACCTGGTTTCATAAGCTCGGCTCGCCCAAATGGTTTTACGGCATCAGCGGCAAATGGCTGCCATGGCTGAGCGTCGCGGCGTTGCTGCTGATCGGCATTGGCGTGGTCTGGGGCTTGGCCTTCGCGCCGCCGGACTACCAGCAAGGCAATAGCTTTCGAATCATCTATATCCACGTTCCCGCCGCCATGCTGGCGCAGTCGATCTACGTGATGCTGGCCGTGTGCGGCATTGTCGGGCTGGTGTGGAAAATGAAGCTGGCCGACGTCGCCCTGCAATGCGCCGCGCCGGTCGGTGCCTGGATGACCGCGGTGGCGCTGGTTACCGGGGCGATCTGGGGCAAACCGACCTGGGGTTCATGGTGGGTCTGGGATGCGCGACTTACGTCCATGTTGATTCTGCTGTTTCTGTACTTCGGTCTTATTGCGCTGGGCAACGCCATCAGCAATCGTGACAGCGCGGCCAAGGCCTGCGCGGTGCTGGCGATTGTCGGTGTGATCAACATCCCGATCATCAAATACTCGGTGGAGTGGTGGAACACCCTGCACCAGGGCGCGACGTTCACCCTCACCGAAAGACCGGCGATGCCCGCCGAGATGTGGCTGCCACTGCTGCTGACGGTGCTGGGTTTCTACTGTTTCTTCGGCGCGGTGCTGTTGCTGCGCATGCGCCTTGAAGTGCTCAAGCGCGAAGCCCGGGCGAGTTGGGTGAAATCCGAAGTGCAGAACAGTCTGGAGGCCGCTCGATGA
- the ccmD gene encoding heme exporter protein CcmD — translation MSFASFGDFLAMGHHGLYVWSAYGISLAVLALNVAAPILARKRYLQQEARRLRRENDQ, via the coding sequence ATGAGTTTCGCGTCATTCGGCGACTTTCTCGCCATGGGCCATCACGGCCTGTATGTCTGGTCAGCCTATGGCATTAGCCTGGCGGTGCTGGCCCTTAACGTGGCGGCGCCGATCCTGGCCCGCAAGCGGTATCTGCAACAAGAGGCGCGACGTCTGCGCCGGGAGAACGACCAGTGA
- the ccmE gene encoding cytochrome c maturation protein CcmE, with product MNPLRKKRLVIIFAILVGVGAAVGLALSALQQNINLFYTPTQIANGEAPQDTRIRAGGMVEKGSLQRSGDSLDVKFIVTDFNKSVTISYRGILPDLFREGQGIVALGKLNADGVVVADEVLAKHDEKYMPPEVTKALKDSGQSAPTPAKEG from the coding sequence GTGAATCCGCTGCGTAAAAAGCGTCTTGTCATCATTTTCGCGATCCTGGTCGGTGTCGGCGCTGCCGTCGGCCTGGCCCTGAGTGCCCTGCAGCAGAACATCAATCTGTTTTACACCCCGACCCAGATCGCCAATGGCGAAGCCCCACAAGACACGCGCATCCGCGCAGGCGGCATGGTCGAAAAAGGTTCGCTGCAACGTTCCGGCGACTCCCTGGACGTGAAATTCATCGTCACCGACTTCAACAAATCCGTGACCATCAGCTACCGAGGCATCCTTCCGGACCTGTTCCGCGAAGGGCAGGGTATCGTTGCCCTCGGCAAGCTCAACGCTGACGGCGTGGTGGTGGCCGACGAAGTGCTGGCCAAGCACGACGAGAAGTACATGCCGCCGGAAGTGACCAAGGCGTTGAAAGACAGTGGTCAGTCGGCACCTACGCCAGCCAAGGAGGGCTAA
- a CDS encoding heme lyase CcmF/NrfE family subunit, translating to MTSALFSSGLFIPELGHLAMILALCFALVQAVVPLLGAWRGDRLWMSLARPAAWGQFAFLLFAFGCLTYAFMADDFSVAYVASNSNSALPWYYKFSAVWGAHEGSLLLWALILGGWTFAVSVFSRQLPQVMLARVLAVMGMISTGFLLFLILTSNPFTRILPQMPADGRDLNPLLQDIGLIVHPPMLYMGYVGFSVAFAFAIAALLGGRLDAAWARWSRPWTIVAWAFLGIGITLGSWWAYYELGWGGWWFWDPVENASFMPWLVGTALIHSLAVTEKRGVFKSWTVLLAIAAFSLSLLGTFLVRSGVLTSVHAFASDPARGVFILIFLLFVVGGSLTLFALRAPVVKSHVGFNLWSRETLLLGNNLVLVVAASMILLGTLYPLILDAMTGAKLSVGPPYFNALFIPLMAILMAVMAVGMLVRWKDTPVKWLMSMLTPVLLGSAALAVVAGVAYGDFNWAVLATFMLAAWVLLAGVRDILDKTRHKGLIKGLPTLTRSYWGMQIAHLGIAVCALGVVLSSQNSAERDLRLAPGESMSLAGYQFVFEGAKHFEGPNFTSDKGTIRVIRDGKEVSVLHPEKRLYTVQSSMMTEAGIDAGFTRDLYVALGEPLGEGAWAVRVHVKPFVRWIWFGGLLTGVGGLLAALDRRYRVKVKSRVREALGMTGATA from the coding sequence ATGACTTCCGCACTTTTCAGTTCAGGGTTGTTCATCCCCGAACTCGGCCATCTGGCCATGATCCTGGCGCTGTGTTTCGCGCTGGTGCAGGCCGTGGTGCCGTTGCTCGGTGCCTGGCGCGGCGACCGCTTGTGGATGAGCCTGGCCCGGCCGGCCGCATGGGGACAGTTCGCTTTTTTGCTGTTTGCTTTCGGTTGCCTGACCTATGCGTTCATGGCGGACGACTTCTCCGTTGCTTATGTGGCCAGCAACTCCAACAGCGCGCTGCCGTGGTACTACAAGTTCAGCGCCGTATGGGGCGCTCACGAAGGTTCGTTACTGTTGTGGGCGCTGATCCTCGGCGGCTGGACCTTCGCGGTATCGGTATTCTCCCGGCAGTTGCCGCAAGTGATGCTGGCTCGGGTGCTGGCGGTGATGGGCATGATCAGCACCGGTTTCCTGCTGTTTCTGATCCTGACGTCCAACCCGTTCACCCGGATCCTGCCGCAGATGCCGGCGGACGGGCGCGATCTTAATCCTCTGCTGCAAGACATCGGCCTGATTGTTCATCCGCCGATGCTGTACATGGGTTATGTCGGCTTCTCCGTGGCCTTCGCCTTCGCCATCGCCGCGCTGTTGGGCGGTCGTCTCGATGCGGCGTGGGCGCGCTGGTCACGTCCGTGGACCATCGTTGCCTGGGCCTTTCTCGGTATCGGTATCACGCTGGGTTCCTGGTGGGCCTACTACGAACTCGGCTGGGGCGGCTGGTGGTTCTGGGATCCGGTAGAAAACGCCTCCTTCATGCCTTGGCTGGTGGGCACGGCGCTGATTCACTCGTTGGCGGTCACGGAAAAACGTGGCGTGTTCAAGAGCTGGACCGTGTTGTTGGCCATCGCCGCGTTCTCGTTGAGCCTGCTGGGGACTTTCCTGGTGCGTTCCGGGGTGCTGACCTCGGTTCACGCCTTTGCCTCCGATCCTGCGCGTGGCGTGTTCATCCTGATTTTCCTGCTGTTTGTGGTCGGCGGTTCGCTGACGCTGTTCGCCTTGCGCGCTCCGGTGGTCAAGAGCCATGTCGGCTTCAACCTCTGGTCCCGGGAAACCCTGCTGCTGGGCAACAACCTGGTGCTGGTGGTGGCTGCTTCGATGATCCTGCTCGGCACCTTGTACCCGCTGATCCTTGATGCGATGACCGGCGCGAAACTGTCGGTCGGCCCGCCGTACTTCAACGCGCTGTTCATTCCGTTGATGGCGATACTGATGGCGGTGATGGCGGTCGGTATGCTGGTGCGCTGGAAAGACACCCCGGTCAAATGGCTGATGAGCATGCTGACCCCGGTGTTGCTTGGCAGCGCTGCGCTGGCCGTGGTGGCGGGCGTCGCTTACGGCGATTTCAACTGGGCGGTGTTGGCGACCTTCATGCTGGCTGCCTGGGTGTTGTTGGCCGGTGTGCGGGATATCCTCGACAAGACCCGTCACAAGGGCCTGATCAAAGGCCTGCCAACCCTGACTCGCAGCTATTGGGGCATGCAAATCGCGCATTTGGGCATTGCCGTGTGCGCGCTGGGTGTCGTGTTGTCGAGCCAGAACAGCGCCGAGCGTGATCTGCGCCTGGCACCGGGTGAGTCCATGAGCCTGGCCGGTTATCAGTTTGTATTCGAAGGCGCCAAGCACTTCGAAGGCCCGAACTTCACCTCCGACAAGGGCACCATCCGGGTGATCCGCGACGGTAAGGAAGTCAGCGTGCTGCACCCGGAAAAACGCCTGTACACCGTGCAGAGCTCGATGATGACCGAGGCGGGGATCGACGCCGGTTTCACCCGTGATCTGTACGTCGCACTGGGCGAGCCGTTGGGCGAGGGCGCCTGGGCGGTTCGCGTGCACGTCAAACCGTTCGTGCGCTGGATCTGGTTCGGTGGGCTGCTCACAGGAGTAGGCGGGTTGTTGGCGGCGCTGGATCGCCGTTATCGAGTCAAGGTAAAAAGCCGCGTGCGTGAAGCGCTCGGCATGACGGGAGCCACCGCATGA